The Nitrospirota bacterium nucleotide sequence ATAGAGCTGCCCCGGGCAGCGGTCACCGCGGACGAGATAGCCGGGGAGGCGGAGTTCTTCTCCTTCGGGACGAACGACCTTACCCAGACTGCTTACGGACTCTCCCGGGACGATGCGGGCAAATTTCTTCCCTTCTATATAGAGAAGGGGATCCTCAAGGACGACCCCTTCATCTCCATCGACGTGGAGGGGGTCGGCGAGCTGATGCGCACCGCCGTGCAGAAGGGGCGGAAGGCTCGCAGGGACATCAAGCTCGGCATCTGCGGCGAGCACGGAGGGGACCCCAAGTCGGTGGAGTTCTGCCACCGGATAGGGCTCAATTACGTAAGCTGCTCGCCCTTCCGGGTTCCCATAGCGCGGTTCTCCGCCGCTCAGGCCGCCCTGAGGGAAAAAGAAGGCTAATAGAAGTAACGGCTCAAGCAAAGGGGGGGCCGCCGAGGCCCCCTTTTCTTATTTCCAGTACTCCCTGTTCCAGGGGTGGACTTTCCTTCGGGTGGAGAGGTCCAGGAGCTCATAAACCGGGCACCAGCCCACGGCCCCGGTGACAAGGGGAAAGCCCCCCAGGGAGGCCCACTTGCTCCGGGGGCCCACGAAGGCGAGGGAGAGGATGCTCAACCCGGCGGTCACGCGTATCGCTCTATCGAGAGTTCCCATGTTCTTGTTCATCGCACACCCCTTTCAATCTCGTTTCTCCTTCGATGGTAGCGAAAAACGGGGCTCCTGTCAGCATCCGGAACCAAGAGCCCCACGCCCCGAAAGAGAGGTCAAACGGAGCGGCCTACCCCTCATGGTCCGACCGCACCGGAATCGGTGGGGCGTCCCGTTTTTTCCCGGGGGAGAAGGCGGGCGGGATGCTCTTGCGGTCGAAGCCCGTATCTTTCGTCCGGCTTTCGTACGACCTCGCGGCCAGCGGGAGAAGAA carries:
- a CDS encoding DUF2892 domain-containing protein translates to MNKNMGTLDRAIRVTAGLSILSLAFVGPRSKWASLGGFPLVTGAVGWCPVYELLDLSTRRKVHPWNREYWK